One Desulfurella sp. DNA segment encodes these proteins:
- the miaB gene encoding tRNA (N6-isopentenyl adenosine(37)-C2)-methylthiotransferase MiaB produces MKYYIKTFGCQMNERDSEKVESILQENGFEKSSLKEADIIIVNSCAVREKSEKKIFSEIGRIKNINKKAKIVAMGCVAQIFSQKLSKISDVVLGTTSIYDFKQYFNKDLKDFKGIFVSNQIINPDYIFGHLKKPTAYIDIIYGCNNFCTYCVVPYTRLREISRSYKNILQEINNVVENGAKEVILLGQNVNSYNFDGINFIRLLEMINKIDKLKRIRFVTSHPKDFSEELARAMSQLDKVCEHLHLPLQSGSDRILKLMRRKYTFKDFAKKVEYFRKYNPKGSITSDIIVGFPMETENDFKQTVRALEEIKFDEIYSFKYSNRPFAKASLMPNQVSEEEKAQRLSFVQNLQLKISEQINKSYFGSIHEVLIESKAKISNQMQGRTRTNKIVNINNTYLSLQEGDIVNVKITKVNKHSFNGEICTN; encoded by the coding sequence ATGAAGTACTATATTAAAACATTTGGCTGTCAGATGAATGAACGAGACTCAGAAAAAGTTGAATCAATATTACAAGAAAATGGTTTTGAAAAATCAAGTCTAAAAGAAGCTGATATTATTATTGTAAATTCTTGCGCTGTTAGAGAAAAATCAGAGAAAAAAATTTTTAGCGAGATTGGAAGGATTAAAAATATAAACAAAAAAGCAAAAATAGTTGCAATGGGTTGTGTTGCACAAATTTTTAGTCAAAAACTTTCTAAAATATCAGATGTTGTTTTGGGTACAACATCAATTTACGATTTTAAACAGTACTTTAACAAGGATTTAAAAGATTTTAAAGGTATTTTCGTATCAAATCAGATTATAAACCCTGATTATATATTTGGACATCTTAAAAAACCTACAGCATATATTGATATAATTTATGGTTGTAATAATTTTTGCACATACTGTGTAGTGCCTTACACGCGCTTAAGGGAAATATCAAGATCTTACAAAAATATATTGCAAGAAATAAATAATGTAGTTGAAAATGGCGCAAAAGAAGTTATATTATTAGGTCAGAATGTTAATTCATACAATTTTGATGGAATAAATTTTATTAGGTTGTTGGAAATGATAAACAAAATTGATAAATTAAAAAGGATAAGGTTTGTAACATCTCATCCAAAGGATTTTAGTGAAGAATTAGCAAGAGCAATGTCTCAACTTGATAAAGTATGCGAGCACTTACACCTGCCACTTCAATCTGGTTCGGATAGAATATTAAAATTAATGAGAAGAAAATACACTTTTAAAGATTTTGCAAAAAAGGTAGAATACTTTAGAAAATATAATCCAAAAGGTTCTATTACAAGTGATATTATAGTGGGTTTTCCAATGGAAACAGAAAATGATTTTAAACAAACAGTTAGGGCTTTGGAAGAAATAAAATTTGATGAAATTTATTCTTTTAAATATTCTAATAGGCCATTTGCAAAAGCTTCTTTAATGCCAAATCAGGTTAGCGAAGAAGAAAAAGCACAAAGATTAAGCTTTGTGCAGAATTTACAACTAAAAATAAGCGAACAAATAAATAAAAGTTACTTTGGAAGCATACATGAAGTATTAATTGAGTCCAAAGCGAAAATTTCAAATCAAATGCAAGGAAGAACAAGAACAAATAAAATAGTAAATATAAATAATACCTATCTATCTTTGCAAGAAGGTGATATTGTTAACGTAAAAATAACTAAAGTTAATAAACATAGTTTTAATGGTGAGATATGTACAAATTAG
- the mltG gene encoding endolytic transglycosylase MltG codes for MKRLKKLIIINTVLLFIAIIFVIYAIFSFQNFINQPNSNIKKKVYVIIAPNQSVLSVCEELQSQNIVKRYDWFYYYVRLSGKSKDIKSGVHVFYTNNSPKQTLNELIGENKNDVIFSIPPGFDIKSIAHRLNRLGLDGNEFYKLANSRSYTYSLLGYHAPNMEGFLGAGDYFIEKKEKPSVLIKLMLELFKKDFSDLANFNHINKRLYDKVIIASMVEKEAKVNSERPLIASVIYNRLKKNMLLQIDSSVIYGIKDFKGKLTLKELENSKNKYNTYIYKGLPPSPICSVSYESLKAAFYPAKTDYLYFVSKNNGRHVFSTTLKQQNYWVDIFQKGKK; via the coding sequence ATGAAAAGACTCAAAAAACTGATAATAATTAACACAGTTTTACTTTTTATTGCTATCATATTTGTCATTTATGCTATTTTTTCTTTTCAAAATTTCATCAATCAGCCAAATTCAAATATCAAAAAAAAGGTTTATGTAATTATTGCTCCAAATCAATCGGTTTTATCAGTATGTGAAGAATTGCAAAGTCAAAATATTGTAAAAAGATACGATTGGTTTTATTATTATGTACGTTTGTCTGGTAAATCCAAAGATATAAAATCAGGCGTTCATGTTTTTTATACAAACAATTCACCAAAACAAACGCTAAATGAGCTTATTGGAGAAAACAAAAATGATGTCATATTTTCTATACCACCAGGTTTTGATATAAAAAGTATTGCACATAGACTTAATCGACTTGGCCTAGATGGTAATGAATTTTACAAATTAGCAAACTCTAGATCATATACTTATAGTTTACTTGGCTATCATGCACCAAATATGGAGGGTTTTTTGGGTGCAGGTGATTATTTTATTGAAAAAAAAGAAAAACCATCTGTTTTAATAAAACTTATGTTGGAATTATTTAAAAAAGATTTTTCGGATTTAGCAAATTTTAATCATATTAATAAGCGTTTATATGATAAAGTAATAATTGCATCTATGGTCGAAAAAGAAGCAAAAGTAAATTCTGAAAGACCGTTAATTGCAAGTGTTATATACAACAGGCTTAAAAAAAACATGCTTTTACAAATCGATTCTTCCGTTATATATGGTATAAAAGACTTTAAGGGAAAATTAACATTAAAAGAATTAGAGAATTCAAAAAATAAATACAATACATATATATATAAGGGATTGCCACCATCTCCAATATGTTCTGTGAGCTATGAATCTCTAAAGGCCGCTTTTTATCCTGCAAAAACGGATTATTTGTATTTTGTGTCAAAAAACAATGGCAGACATGTATTTTCAACTACATTAAAGCAACAAAATTACTGGGTTGATATATTTCAGAAAGGTAAAAAATAA